From Pseudomonas sp. StFLB209, a single genomic window includes:
- the paaK gene encoding phenylacetate--CoA ligase PaaK, with amino-acid sequence MNMIAANSPASALLDPLETASIDQLRQHQLDRLRWSLKHAYDNVPLYRQRFDERGVHPDDLGTLEDLSQFPFTAKSDLRDNYPFGMFAVPQSEVVRLHASSGTTGKPTVVGYTQNDIDTWANVVARSIRAAGGRRGDKVHVAYGYGLFTGGLGAHYGAERLGCTVIPMSGGQTEKQVQLIQDFQPDIIMVTPSYMLNLADEFERQGIDPHQLKLRLGIFGAEPWTAELRRAMEQRLGITALDIYGLSEIMGPGVAMECAETKDGPTVWEDHFYPEIIDPATGAVLPDGEMGELVFTSLSKEALPMVRYRTRDLTRLLPGTARPMRRIDKITGRSDDMLIIRGVNVFPTQIEEQILKIGQLAQVYELHLHRNGNLDSVDVHVELKHDLQGLAAPQQQQVADELGRRIKTHIGISSRVLIQPFHTLKRSEGKACHVFDKRPSA; translated from the coding sequence ATGAACATGATCGCCGCCAATAGCCCCGCTAGCGCCTTGCTCGACCCGCTCGAGACCGCCAGCATCGACCAGTTGCGCCAGCACCAGCTCGACCGCCTGCGCTGGAGTCTCAAGCACGCCTACGACAATGTGCCGCTGTACCGCCAGCGCTTTGACGAACGTGGCGTGCACCCTGATGACTTGGGTACTCTGGAAGACCTCAGCCAGTTTCCGTTTACCGCCAAGAGCGACCTGCGCGACAACTACCCCTTCGGCATGTTTGCCGTGCCACAGAGCGAGGTGGTGCGCCTGCATGCCTCCAGTGGCACCACCGGCAAGCCGACCGTGGTCGGCTACACCCAGAACGATATCGACACTTGGGCCAACGTGGTGGCCCGCTCGATTCGTGCGGCAGGCGGCCGCCGTGGCGACAAAGTGCATGTCGCTTATGGGTACGGTTTGTTTACCGGCGGACTGGGCGCGCACTACGGCGCTGAGCGGCTGGGCTGCACGGTGATCCCGATGTCGGGCGGGCAGACCGAAAAGCAGGTGCAACTGATTCAGGACTTCCAGCCCGACATCATCATGGTCACGCCGTCCTACATGCTGAACCTGGCCGATGAGTTCGAACGCCAGGGCATCGACCCGCATCAACTGAAACTGCGCCTGGGGATTTTCGGTGCCGAGCCGTGGACCGCCGAGCTGCGCCGCGCCATGGAACAGCGTCTGGGCATCACCGCCCTGGATATCTACGGCCTGTCGGAGATCATGGGGCCGGGCGTCGCCATGGAGTGCGCCGAAACCAAGGACGGCCCGACGGTCTGGGAAGATCATTTCTACCCGGAAATCATCGACCCGGCGACCGGTGCGGTGTTGCCCGACGGCGAAATGGGCGAACTGGTGTTCACCTCACTGTCCAAGGAAGCGCTGCCGATGGTCCGCTACCGCACCCGCGACCTGACCCGGTTGCTGCCGGGCACAGCGCGGCCAATGCGGCGCATCGACAAGATCACAGGGCGCAGTGACGATATGTTGATCATTCGCGGGGTGAATGTGTTTCCGACGCAGATCGAAGAGCAGATTCTCAAGATCGGCCAGTTGGCCCAGGTCTATGAGCTGCATCTGCATCGTAACGGCAACCTGGACAGCGTCGATGTGCATGTTGAGCTCAAGCATGACCTGCAAGGGCTGGCGGCCCCGCAGCAGCAACAGGTCGCCGACGAGCTGGGGCGCCGGATCAAGACCCATATCGGGATCAGTTCACGGGTGCTGATCCAGCCGTTTCATACCCTCAAGCGGTCTGAGGGCAAGGCTTGTCATGTGTTTGACAAGCGGCCCAGCGCGTGA